A stretch of DNA from Pseudoalteromonas ruthenica:
ATGAAACTTACCTTTGGTACGATGAAATTGAAGACCGCGATCCCGCGTCCATCACCGATGTCATTGACTACTTCAATGTACTGAAAACGAATGACGTCACCGCGTCCGGTGCGCCCAAAGATAACTTTCACTTTAGCCTGCCCACCGATGAATGGGAGCAACAACAGCAAAGTGGCAGTGTGTTAGGCTATGGTTTTAACTTTCGCGTTGTCAAGGCGACTCCTCCGCGCGAGGTCGTGGTGACCTACAGCGAGCCGAATACTGATGCGAGCACCCAAGGCATTGAGCGAGGTTGGCAAATCGCCGCTGTAAATGGCGTGGATGTTGTCAATAGCGACAATGTCGACGCCATTAACGCCGCCTTATTCCCCACGCAAACAGGAGTTGAAACACAGTTTACCTTCACCCTGCGCGGCTCCAACCAGCAACAGCGTATTACCTTAGATTCGGCGCAATTCATCCAAGACCCAGTAATGAAGGTGGGCACACTCAGTACCGGCACTGGCAATGTTGGTTATATGCAGTTTAATGATCACAATGCACCTGCCGAGCGTCAGCTGGTTGATGCTGTTAATCAACTCGCCAGCGCCAATATTTCTGACTTGGTGGTTGATATGCGCTACAACGGTGGTGGCTTTCTCGCCATGGCGGCTCAGCTTGGGTATATGATTGCAGGTAGCAATAACACCAATGGGGTGATATTCGAGCAAACTATTTTTAATGATAAAAACCCAGACACAAACCCGGTAACTGGCGATCCCTTAACCCCCTTTCCTTTTATCGACGAATACATTGGCTTCGATCCCGACTCCGGGATCAGCGCGGGCACAGCCTTGCCAAGTCTTAATTTGAACCGTGTATTTGTGCTCACCACCGGCAATACGTGCTCCGCCAGCGAAGCGTTAATTAACGGCTTACGGGGTATCCCTGATAGCCGTAACTTTGAAGTGGTGCTCATTGGCGATGGCACCTGTGGCAAGCCTTATGGCTTTTACCCTACCGATAATTGCGATACCACCTTTTTCACCATTCAATTTACTGGCGTCAATGACAAAGGGTTTGGTGAATATGCCGATGGCTTTGCGCCGCAGAATATTACTAATACCGAGCGCGCGCCAGTGCTTGTGCAAGGCTGCGCTGTAGCCGATGACTTTAATCATTTACTCGGCGATCGTAATGAGGCCTTGCTCAGTGCAGCTCTTGGCTACCGCGCGACCGGTAACTGCCCTGCAGCAAGCACTTTAGCTGGCTTAAAAGGTTATGCTGTTAGCAATGCTGCGGCTAATTCAGGAGCAGCTGCCATCGGCGACAACCGCACGCACAGCAAGTTGCAAAACAACCGGATAATGACGCCAGTGATAAAGGACTAACGGCTATGACTCTTAAAAAAATCACAACCCTGTTGGCGTCAATGCTGTTTATCACCAGTACCGGTTGCAATAGCACCAGCGACTCGCAGCTCAAGCAAACCCTACTGGTCAATGCCGCAGACGAGCAAGTCGCTGAGATTATCAGTCGCATCCTTGACGCTGATAAGGTGCGCCTCAGTGGCGGCGTGTTCACTCAGCAAAGCTCATTGGTACTAAGCCATCCCAATGTGGTCGATAGCCAAGGCAACCCTATCATGGGCAAACAAATCACCATGCCCGATCGCTTTATGCTTATGCGCGATAAAGACCAGTGTTATATCCATCACCTTAATAGCGACACCCTAGTCGCGGCACCACAGCTGCAATGCCAGTAAAAACAAAAAAGGCCAGCGCATAGGCTGGCCTTTTTTGTATCCAGTGAAGCTACTTCACTTCAACTCTTGATGAGCGCATCACGACCTCATCATTAAGCTCTATGCCAATACCTGGCGCTTCACTGACCTTAAACTTGCCATTCACTGGCTGCGGGTCTTGAATACACAGCTCGCGGTTCCACTTTTTAATGGCATAGGTGTGATGCTCGTGAATTAAAAAGTTCGGAATCGCACTTTCTAGATGCAAGGACGCCGCCGTAGCTACTGGCCCGCCACACACATGCGCTTGAATACGCACATCGAAGATATCGGCATAGTCACAGACTTTTTTAGTCTCGGTAAAGCCACCGCACAAACCAATATCCGGTTGCAGTACGTCAATACTTTGATCTTCAAGATAAGGGCGTACACCCCAGCGGTTATATAAACGCTCACCACCGGCGATGGGCACGGCGACTTTGTCTGCCACCTTTGCATGCAAAGAATGGTTGAGATAATTCACCGGCTCTTCGTAATACATACAATCGAATTCTTCAGCGATTTCACCAATCTGAATTGCCGATGTTGCTCCGGGCAGGCTATGACATTCAAAAATAATATCCACCTCGTCCCCCACCGCTTCACGAATGGCTTGCATCCGCGCGCGGTACAGTTTCATCTCGCCACGGTCGATGATCTTAGTGCGATCGTAGTAAGTGTTCCCTTGTTTATCATATTGAATTGGGTCCACTTTCACAGCATCGTAGCCTTGCGCCACCGCCTTAAGTGCGGCTTCAGCATACTCTTGCGGCTGCACTAAGGCCTTAAATTCGCTGTCCCAGTCAAACTGTAACTGCGACGCATAAGTACGCAGTTCATCATTCACCTTGCCGCCCAATAATTGGTATACAGGTAAGCCCAAAGCTTTACCCTTGATATCCCAAAGCGCGGTATCTATCGCACTCATGGCGGCGTAGACCACCGGCCCGCCACCGAGCCCCCAAAAGCTCTCACGCAGCATCCGCGACCATAACAGTTCCGTTTGGAATGGGTCATGACCGATTAAAAATGCATCCGCCATTTCTTTAATCATCGCTGCTGCAGCGCTGTGCCCCAAGTCATAAGCCAAGCCTGCTTCACCTACACCACTGATCCCCTCATCGGTGTGAATACGCACAAATACGGGTGTCCAAGCTGGGCGCTCTGGGCAGTGAATATCAAATATTTCTACACGATTTACTTTCATGGCTTATCCTTGTTATTCAGCAAAGCTAGGGTCAAGACGATACGCTTTACGAAGCATAGCTGGCCACGCTTTTTGCCCGCCGGTGCTGCCGCTATGGACCACATTCGCTTGATTATAAATATTATCGATAATAGCCTGGGGCACAGGCGTAGGTGGCTGATTCATACTTTGCATGGCCACTTGAATTTCACACGCCCGCTGCAAGTCATAGAAACGCATAAAGGCATCACCCACCGTTGGCCCGACGGTTAACCCGCCGTGATTCACTAACAACATATGGTTAGTAGTGCCTAAGTCTTGTTGTAAGCGCTGCTTTTCCTCGTCATTCACTGCCAACCCTTCGTATTCGTGGTACGACAATGATGGCAATGAGAACATAGAGTGCTGGCTGTAAGGCTGCAAGCCACCCTTAACACTGGCTACAGCGATGGTTTCTTTGGTATGCAAGTGGATTACACAGTGGGCATCATCGCGCACTTCGTGAATGGCGCTATGAATAGTAAAGCCCGCTGGGTTTATTTGATGGGGCGTGTCGTCAAGAATATCGCCTTGCAGATTCACCTTCACTAAATTAGAGGCAGTCACCTCATCGAAGCTCAGGCCAAATGCATTCACCAAGTACTCATCAGTGCCGGGAATACGCGCCGACATATGGGTGTAAATTAAATCGCCCCAACGCATATGCTCAACCAAGCGATAACACGCCGCCAAATCAACGCGTAAACGCCACTCTTGATCACTGACCTTATCGCGTACGCTTAACGGGGGTAATGTCGGGATCACACTCATGAGTTACTCCACTTAAAATAGATGTATAGAAGTCTAAACACTTCTAGGGTGTCATTCAATAAAAAAAGCCACCGCAGGCAAACCTACGATGGCTTTTTTAAAATAATGACCTTATTTTACGTTGGCAAGGTATTCGGCAATGGCTTCAAACTCCGCATCACTGATGTTCATTACCATGGCTTTCATCGCCGCCGACATGCCATTGTTGCGCTTGCCAGACTTAATATCTTTCATTTGCGCTACCATATACTCTTTGTTCTGCCCTGCTAGTTTAGGATACAAAGGCATGATCGGTGCTTTACCATCGGCGCCGTGGCAAGTGTGGCAGTTTTTCTCGGTGTAGAGCGCTTTGCCATCGGCAGCATGAACATTCATAGTTAATGCCGATAATGCTAAAGCACCAGTTCCCACAAGGACTTTTGTTAGTTTTTTCATAGTAGTTACTCTTATGTTGACGGTAGATAAAATGTTAACAATGAGTGTAGACCCATGTTCTTAAACCTAGCAACTAAGAATTAACCTACACTGAGTGCCACCGACCACTGTGCTCGTGCCGTCGCCTTTGACTACCAGATTAGATCATCAGGTACTTCGTAGTCTGCGTACGGATCGTCCTCATCTTTTTGGTCGTCCTCATTTTCCACATGGAAAACAATATATTTTTCATCGACCTCGGCTATTTTACGGGCTGGCTCATCCTGCAGCACATAAAACTGGCCTTCTAATACGCAAATGGCTAAGCGCCCTTTTGCCAGCGCCTGCTGGGTTTGTGCATTAACATCGATTTCTTTAATTTTATTGTCGTAGGTGAAGTTGAAAGTAAGCTCACCGCGAATCTCATCTTGATTGTGATGTTCAAGAATTTGTTTTACCCGTGCAACCTGCTCTCGCTCTTTAAGCTCCTTTTGGCGCTGCTCATTTAGCTGATTAGCTTTTTCTTGCTGCGCTTGTTTGGTTTGCTCAATGTGCTTTTGCAAATCACTTTGGTCGCTAGTGGCGCCTTTTTTCTTCTTTTTCTTTTGTGCTTTTCGCTTTTCCGACTTGGCCAGTTTAGCTTTGTGCTCGTTGGTTAGCCCGGCTTTAAGAAGCTGATCTTGTAATGACCCCATAACTATCACTTGTAAAATACGAACTGAATAAGGTTATTTTACTCATCATTTTCGGAAATGACAGTAACAGAAGTGATTGCGAGAAACTTTGACTAAGCGCAAGCCAAGGTTTGCCCCTGAACTTATGATACACTGACGCTGCAGCTACTCATTTTATGTACTTGGGTTTATGTCTTATTGGTTGTTACTGACCTGCTCGGTCTTTACTTTTTTTATTCTTTACGCCGTACAACCCCTTTTGGCGCTGTTCGCACAGTACTATCAAGTATCCCCAGCCACTGCTGGCTCGCTCATGACCCTGACCATGGCCCCTTTGGCCATTGCTCCTTTACTTTATGGTGTCATTCTCAATCGCCGCAACTTATACCGGGTGCTCCAAGTAGTGATGGTCACGCTCGCCTTAACCAACGCCTTGATACCACTCACCGAGCAATTTTGGCAGTTGCAAGCGCTGCGATTAATTCAAGGTTTGGCACTGCCCGCCGCACTCACCGCGATGACGGCCAGTATTGCGATACGCTACCAAGGCGCAGATGTGAGCAAAAAAATGAGTGGTTATATTGGCAGTACCATTGCTGGTGGCTTTTTAGGTCGCGCCTTAGCAGCTGGATTCGCTGAGTATCTCAGCTGGCAAAGCTTTTTTTGGCTTAATTCACTGCTATTGTTGGCACTCGCTGCATGCATTCGCGCCCATCGGGCGCCCATACGCCAAGCCCATACACCACTGCGGGGTAACCTTAGCGCACTGTTAAATACGCGCATACTTACGCTTTACGCCAGTGTTTTTTGTATGTTTTTCTGTTTTGCAGCGCTGTTGAATTATTTGCCCTTTATTTTGCGCAGTACCTACGCCATGACCAATACCAAAAATATTGGTTTAGTTTATAGCGGTTACCTATTAGGAGCGTTAACGACCTTTGTTACTCCCTATTTGCAAAAACGCTGTGCGAATATTTTCAGTTTATTGGCCACGGTATTTTTAGGCTACAGCGCCACCATTGCGCTGATGTTTTGGCATAGTTTGCCGGTTTTCCTCGTTGCCTTTACCTGTTTTTGTGCATCGATGTTTATTATTCATGCCACCGCGGCTCCGCTAGTAAACCGCCTCAGCAGCGCCAGCGCCAGCCTCACCAATGGAGTGTATGTGTCTTTTTACTACAGCGGCGGCGCACTGGGCTCGTTTGTTCCCGGGTTGTTGTATCAAGCCTATGGTGAGCGTGCTTTTTTAGGGTGTTTACTACTTGTGTGTCTATGTGGCTACTTACTCATCGCCGTGCCACAACGTTTGGGGACCGACAAAACCTGCACTTGATGCTGCCAATGCCTGAACAGACGCAGTAAGTCCTGCTTGGCCACCAGCCAAGTATAACGATTGTCAAAAGGATGGCAGTGATAAAGCGTACCAGGTGGAGTGTTCTGCCAAATGGCCTCATCTAGCCATAATTCGACCTGATTTTCAGGGTCATTCATCAATGCCAACATTGATACACACCCGGGGTGTACGCCTAAGTAACGCTCTAACCGCTCATTCGATGCAAAGCCAAGACGCGATACTTGCTGCGCTTTAGAAAGCGCTTTGAGATCCACCTGCGCGTCATGGGCGGTGATCAGTAAAAAATGCCGGCGGCCATAGTTGTCTCGTAAAAATAGATTTTTTAGCCTCACTCCAGGGCGCTCTAAGGCAATGTTGTCGGCCGCTTGTGCCGTGGCTAAGGGCGGGTGAGAGAGCCTCTCACAAGTAATATCCAAAGCCGTAAAAAGCGCCTCCAGCGCTGCAATAGCTCGACTCATTACAGGCACTCACCGCGCAACTGCACACTTAAATCACGCCATAGCACTTGTGTTATTTCATAGTCACCGGGGCAATACTGGCGCTCATCGAGCTCTTTTTTTAGGGCTGCGGCACCTTGATCTTCAAGTTCCAGTTTCAGCACCCGCGATTCTTCGAAGTACTCCTTTTCAGCATAACGTTCAAACTCACGGCGAGTAATGGGTTCATCCGGGTCGAGCATTTCTCTGCGGCTGGCTTTGACGGTAATAACATAGGCGAATATTTTCTGCCCTTGCTCTGTGGTTTTGCCGTAAAACTGCTGTGACTGCACCTCATATTCGGGTTCATCATAAGATGATGAGCAGGCCGTTAAAGCACAATAAAACAAGGCCACCGTGATTAATTTATACATGATAAAGACATTCTTATTATTAACTTTCCCTACTGTATCAAAGCCCCCGCGCTTTGGGGAGCGTATTGTCGCAAAGTGACAGCCCGCACCTTAGTGCGTGCATCTGATAAAGATAATGTTTAGGTTTGCGTGATTTTTTTTGATGCGGTACTTGACCTTGAAAGTAAAATTAATAAAATACCAAACGTCTTAACGGACAAGCCACTTTTTAGTGGGGCTATAGCTCAGCTGGGAGAGCGCCTGCCTTGCACGCAGGAGGTCAGCAGTTCGATCCTGCTTAGCTCCACCATTTCCTTTCTTTTTTATTACTTTTATAGTCTGGCATCCAAGCCCATCCCCCGGCTCGGTATCCTTACCTCGCGTTCAAAACTAAAAAAGCAGTGCTTTTTTCGAGCGTTTTTCACCCTGCTTAGCTCCACCATTTCCTTCTTGTTTTATTATTTTCTTAGTCTGGCATCCAAGCCCATCCCCCGGCTCGGTATCCCTACCTCGCGTTCAAAACTAAAAAAGTGGTGCTTTTTTCGAGCGTTTTTCACCCTGCTTAGCTCCACCATTTCCTTCTTGTTTTATTATTTTCTTAGTCTGGCATCCAAGCCTATCCCCCGGCTCGGTATCCTTACCTCGCGTTCAAAACTAAAAAAGCAGTGCTTTTTTCGAGCGTTTTTCACCCTGTTTAGCTCCACCATTTCCTTTCTTTTTTATTACTTTTATAGTCTGGCATCCAAGCCCACTGGCCAGACAGCCGTAAGTGTTATTATTTACAACCACCCTTTTTGCCTGGCGATACGCGCTGCATCACTGCGATTGGAGGCATTTAACTTACTAATCGCTTCACTGAGATAATTGCGTACCGTGCCTTCGCTTAAATAGAGCTGCGCGGCGATATCACTGGTTTTAAGCCCTTCTTCGGTGAGCTTAAGTGCGGCACTCTCTTTACGACTTAGGGGGTTATTATCCTCCAGCGCTAACAATGCCAACTCTGGGTCGATAACTTTTTGCCCTTGATGGACTTTCTTTAATGCATCGATTAGATAATCACTGGACGCTTCTTTGAGAATAAATCCGCGTACACCCGCATCCAGTGCGCGGCGAATATAACCAGATTTAGAAAATGTTGTCATAATCACGATTTGGATACCTTCATGGGTGACTTGCTCGGCCAGCTCCAAGCCACTCATATTGGGCATTTCGATATCGCTGAGTAGTAAATCAGCCTGTACTTCAGTCAATAATGTCAGCGCTGATTGGCCGTCACTGGCTTCACCAACCACTTCAATAAAAGGGTCTAAATTTAGTAAAGCAACAATGGCATTACGCACTAGCGCCTGATCTTCTATAACAACAACGCGTATCATCGCCGCCCCCTTATTTTAAAAATGTGCATGTTAAACGCACGCCTTGCTCAGTGTTGATATCGAGCTCACCACCTAACTGCTCACAGCGTGTTTGAATGCCCTTAAGTCCATTGCCAAAAGAGACGTTCGTTTCTTTGCCATTATCGAACATACTCGCTTGCCAATAGCTATCAGTCTCTTTGAACTCAACCCCAAAGTGAGTCGCCTTGCTATGGCGTATAACATTGGTTGCCGCTTCTTTGCAGATAAAGCACAGTGCACTCTCAATCGTGCTCGGCAAACGTGGCACCGGCCCAACATGGCATTGAATGTTCTGGCTTTGCAAATTTTTAGTAATGGTCTCTAACACTCCACCTAGGCCCATTTGCTTCATCCCCGCCACCGCCTGGCGCACTTCGCTGAGTAAGTCCCGAGCCAACTGACTTACCTCGTTTATCTCGACGCGGGCTCGCTCACTTTCTTTGGCATCAAGCATTTTTTGCGCGAGCTCTGATTTTAAGGCAATACTTGATAGCGAATGCCCTAGTAAGTCATGGAGATCGCGAGCGATGCGCTCACGCTCAGCCACCGCGCCAATATGCTCAATTTGTTGCTCGCTACGTGCTTTAGCTCGTGCATGCTGACGCTCGCGGCGCTCAAAGACACCAAAAAAGAAAATACCAATACTAACTACCACCGCCGGGAGCAAGTAATAACCGAGCTGCACCGGGGCAAAGACCACACCACTTAGGGTCGCGCCCAGTAAAATAATCACTAACGCAGCTTTCCCTTGCCAGCCAATAAAGTGAAAACCACATAAAAACGCGATAAAACCAAATAATGCCTGGCTTCCAGGGGTGATAGCCGTTGCTGCAATACACAGCACCAGCATGGCAATCACACAGGCAACCAGCTTGCTCCCTTTAACCCGAAGAGCGAAGCCATACAGCCCGACAAAAACAATGTAAGCGACGATGGCTAACGCGATCTGTGCCGACGAAAAATAATCGCTCGCCATGATTAAAGGTAAAAAGTAAAAACTTGAGAAAATCAGTGGCATCCAGTTCCAAAAAGGCTTCTGGTTTTGTGCGATAGTGTAGGAGTAAAGCATATAACGGTTTTCCTGTGGCCTTTAACTCATAGAGCGACCATGACGCTGTATGAGCTAGTAAATAACAAGCGGCGGTGGTTATCAATACCACCGCGCTGATGGGCTTGTGCTCATAATCTACTGATTTTTAGCGATAAGCATTTTCGCCCAGCCATAATCAGGGTTCACTTGCAGCGCCTGCTGCCAGTCGGCTAAGGCTTGCTCGCCATGGCCAAGCTCCTTTTGTGTTAGCCCACGCCATGTGTAGGTTTCTGCCTCTCCCCACCCATAGCGAGTGTCCTGTTGCTGAGAGAACAATAACACTGCTTTATTAAAATCACGCAATGCCTGTTGTTTTGAACCGCCAAACATGGACGGGGTGTTATAAGCACTAACACCTTTTATAAGGTGTACACGCGGACTATTAGGTGCAAGACGCTCTGCTTGGGATAATAACTTACCAGCTTTAGGCCCGTAGTACGCCCCTTTGAGAGGGTTAAAGGTGATTTTGAAGCCATACACTTGGGCCAGCAAAGCTTTGGCCTCGCCTAATTCGGTATCTGACAAAGGCTCAGCTAGAAGTTGTTCTAAGCTCTGCTGCGCCATCTCCAGGCTTTGCTGCGCCGCCTGCTGTTGTGCTTGCAAGTACTGACTCATACTCAAGCGGTAATAGGCCAAGCCTTGCTCGTAACCTTGGGCTGATTGACTATGTAAGCGTAGCTCTTGTATATCTAGAGTGGCAGCTGCTTGCTCAATGTGTTGCACATCGGTTGAGCTGGCAAAGGTCGAAGTGGTCACGGCGCTGATAAGTGCCAAAGCGATAATGGTTATTTTCATGATGTCTCTCCTGTTGTTTGGACATCTTTATCATTGCTTATTTACCATCCGCTGCGCAGTCACCTTTGTCATCAATAGCAGATGACATTTGTCAGCACCTGCTTTGTTACATAGCTCATGGTATGCTGGCAAAAAAACAGCCTTTGACGCGCTATGAGCTCTCACAAACAAAGCTTATTCTTTTTGCATACAGCGGTTCTACTGTTTGGTGGCACCGCCTTATTCGCCAAGTTAATTCACCTGCCAGCGTTAGATATCACCGTATATCGCACCGCAATCGCAGCCTTTGCCTTAGTTATCATGCTCGGTGCAATGCGCCAGCCCATCGCCCTAAGAAGCACCAAAGACTACCTTATTGCACTGACACTCGGTGCCATCGTTGGCGTGCACTGGGTAACCTATTTTGCTGGAATGCAGCTTGCCGGAATCACCATTGGCATTATCGCGTTTTTTAGTTATCCGGTTCTAACCGTTATGATTGAACCGCTTTTTCATCGCGCTTTGCCCAAGCTTAAGGATATGATCAGTGCCATTGCCGTCAGTGTCGGAATTTACTTACTCATACCAGAAGCAACACTGGGAAATGATGTCACTTTGGGCATAGCGACCGGGGTGTTTTCTGCATTATGCTTTGCCCTTCGTAATATTTTGCAGCGCCAGTACTTCAACCACTATGGCGGCCCGCAAACCATGTTTTATCAAACCTTGGTCGCCAGTCTAATGCTATGTGCCTTTGTTGAGGTTCCCCCCATGGCCGTTACGCAGCGTGATATTGCTCTGCTGTTTTTGGTCGCCATAGTATTTACAGCCACTCCCCATGCATTGTTTGCCGCCTCGTTGCGCCAACTCAGTGCAACAACGGCTGGACTCATCTCTTGCTTACAACCCCTCTATGCCACCATTTTGGCCTTTATTTTATTGCAAGAGCGCCCAGACATCGCCACGCTGATAGGCGGTATGCTGGTTGTCAGTGCTGCATTTTTTGAGACTTGGTCAGTATCTCGACAATCGCGATAAATGCTCTTGATAAATTGGTTGCCATCAACAAAGATAGCAATGACCCTGCTAGACGGACTGATAAGAAATGAAAGTATTTGCTCATCGCGGTGCCAGCGGTAACTACCCGGAAAATACGCAAATCGCCATAGAAAGTGCCCTTTCTGTGGGCGTCGATGGTATAGAAGTCGACCTACAAAGCTGCCTTGATGACTATGTCATCATTCATGATACCTGGCTTGATAGAACCACCTCAGGTCAAGGTAAGGTCAATAAGACCCCTTTAGCAGAAATTCAACGTTATGATGCCGGCCAAGGACAGCGCGTGCCGGGGCTGCAAGACATGATCGACTGGATAGGGAATAAGACCCTACTGAACCTAGAACTTAAACACACATTCTCACTCGATAAGCTCGTTGCTACCCTTGAGCACAATGTACAACAGGGTTTATTACAACGAGAGCAGCTTATTGTCTCTTCTTTTGATCACCATCAACTCGTATGGTTGAAGCAACATCTACCTTGGGTGAAAATTGGGGCGCTGACTTCCTCTATCCCGCTCAACTATGCTGAGTTTGCTCAACGCTTGCATGCGTATAGCTTGCACTTAGACAAAAACTTCGTAAACCACGAGTTTGTCGCCGATGCGAAACAGCGCGGGCTCGAGGTCTATGCTTATACTGTAGATAAGAAAGAAGATATTCTTGATATGCGAGCACTGGGAGTTGATGGCATTTTCACCAATTACCCATGCAATACTAAGATGATTTTAGCGAATGATGCCTAACTAGGCGCTTACTTCATCGCTAAACACTTGAAAATCTTTTGCTTTATACAATACTGAGCATGTATACATTGACGTCTACTCAGGCAAACGGAGCCCTCATCAATGAGTTGGTTTATGCGCATGTACAATTATATTGAAGAAACATTTTTTTATACGCTAACTCGTAAGATTGTTGGCAACCTTAGCTTTTTGTTTGCTTTACAGTTACTTACTTTAGTTTGGCTGTATCGCGAACTGAGCGCTCAAGAACAAGGTTTGGCGCTGTTTGCGGTGATCTCGCTATTAGTCGTCGGTGGTTTTATTTTTACGGTGTTCTATATGCGCCATTTAATTGTGCGCCCAGTGCAAGCGATGCGCGATACGTTAGAGCAAATCAATCAACAGGATGCCAACTTAAATGCGCGATTACCCCAATTCACGTATGATGAATTTCGTGACTTATCAGAGCAATATAATAAGTTTGTACACCATCTAAGCGCCCTTTTAAATACCACCTATGAAGGTGCAGCCCAAGCTGCTGATAGCAATCAGCAGGTCAATTTATCCATGCAAAACACAGCTGAATTGGGAGCTCGACAATTACAATTTAGTAGTGAGATTGCAGCGAGCACCACGCAAGTCACGCATAGCCTAGAGCAAATCGTCGCCAATACGGATGCGGTGTTCAGCGACAACAGTGAGAACCTCACCTTTGTACGCACTTCATCTGAAGAGCTTAGCCAATTAGTATCGCAAATTCATAAGATCACGCAGCTATTAGGGCGATTTGCCGACACCGTTGCAGGCTTGAAAGAAAACTCAGAGAACATTCGCAGTATTTTGCAAATGGTCGAAGGGTTTGCCGATCAAACTAACCTGCTCGCCCTTAATGCAGCCATTGAAGCTGCTCGCGCCGGTGAAGCAGGCAGAGGCTTTGCTGTCGTTGCTGATGAGGTACGCTCACTGTCACTTAAAGTCAGTGATGCGACCCAGCAAATTAGCGACTTTATTAATAAAATGGGCACCTTGGTAAGCGATACTAACCAAGAGTCAGAGCAACTTATTGAGCACTCTTCAAGCGCTGAACAAGCAATCGGTAACACGGCTTCAGGCTTTAGTGAACTAGTGCAAGACTTTGAGAAAAAC
This window harbors:
- a CDS encoding methyl-accepting chemotaxis protein; translation: MSWFMRMYNYIEETFFYTLTRKIVGNLSFLFALQLLTLVWLYRELSAQEQGLALFAVISLLVVGGFIFTVFYMRHLIVRPVQAMRDTLEQINQQDANLNARLPQFTYDEFRDLSEQYNKFVHHLSALLNTTYEGAAQAADSNQQVNLSMQNTAELGARQLQFSSEIAASTTQVTHSLEQIVANTDAVFSDNSENLTFVRTSSEELSQLVSQIHKITQLLGRFADTVAGLKENSENIRSILQMVEGFADQTNLLALNAAIEAARAGEAGRGFAVVADEVRSLSLKVSDATQQISDFINKMGTLVSDTNQESEQLIEHSSSAEQAIGNTASGFSELVQDFEKNQQQLQDIVAAVHELEQTQANTQQSVEQIKTLGEDAKAQIDQAAEQCARSEHLTRTTQSELERFVK
- a CDS encoding glycerophosphodiester phosphodiesterase, which gives rise to MKVFAHRGASGNYPENTQIAIESALSVGVDGIEVDLQSCLDDYVIIHDTWLDRTTSGQGKVNKTPLAEIQRYDAGQGQRVPGLQDMIDWIGNKTLLNLELKHTFSLDKLVATLEHNVQQGLLQREQLIVSSFDHHQLVWLKQHLPWVKIGALTSSIPLNYAEFAQRLHAYSLHLDKNFVNHEFVADAKQRGLEVYAYTVDKKEDILDMRALGVDGIFTNYPCNTKMILANDA
- a CDS encoding sensor histidine kinase is translated as MLYSYTIAQNQKPFWNWMPLIFSSFYFLPLIMASDYFSSAQIALAIVAYIVFVGLYGFALRVKGSKLVACVIAMLVLCIAATAITPGSQALFGFIAFLCGFHFIGWQGKAALVIILLGATLSGVVFAPVQLGYYLLPAVVVSIGIFFFGVFERRERQHARAKARSEQQIEHIGAVAERERIARDLHDLLGHSLSSIALKSELAQKMLDAKESERARVEINEVSQLARDLLSEVRQAVAGMKQMGLGGVLETITKNLQSQNIQCHVGPVPRLPSTIESALCFICKEAATNVIRHSKATHFGVEFKETDSYWQASMFDNGKETNVSFGNGLKGIQTRCEQLGGELDINTEQGVRLTCTFLK
- a CDS encoding DMT family transporter, with the protein product MSSHKQSLFFLHTAVLLFGGTALFAKLIHLPALDITVYRTAIAAFALVIMLGAMRQPIALRSTKDYLIALTLGAIVGVHWVTYFAGMQLAGITIGIIAFFSYPVLTVMIEPLFHRALPKLKDMISAIAVSVGIYLLIPEATLGNDVTLGIATGVFSALCFALRNILQRQYFNHYGGPQTMFYQTLVASLMLCAFVEVPPMAVTQRDIALLFLVAIVFTATPHALFAASLRQLSATTAGLISCLQPLYATILAFILLQERPDIATLIGGMLVVSAAFFETWSVSRQSR
- a CDS encoding tetratricopeptide repeat protein, encoding MKITIIALALISAVTTSTFASSTDVQHIEQAAATLDIQELRLHSQSAQGYEQGLAYYRLSMSQYLQAQQQAAQQSLEMAQQSLEQLLAEPLSDTELGEAKALLAQVYGFKITFNPLKGAYYGPKAGKLLSQAERLAPNSPRVHLIKGVSAYNTPSMFGGSKQQALRDFNKAVLLFSQQQDTRYGWGEAETYTWRGLTQKELGHGEQALADWQQALQVNPDYGWAKMLIAKNQ